In Vibrio sp. FE10, the following are encoded in one genomic region:
- the galK gene encoding galactokinase, giving the protein MSDLIQNVKASFEQVLGYQATHIVQAPGRVNLIGEHTDYNDGFVLPCAINYQTVVAAAKRDDNIVRVVSVDYDNAVDEFDITQEITFQQDKMWANYIRGVVKCLMGRGFEFKGADISVTGNVPQGAGLSSSAALEVVIGQTFKVLYNLEISQAEVALNGQQAENEFVGCNCGIMDQMISAEGRANHAMLLDCRSLETQAVSMPEDMAVVIINSNKKRGLVDSEYNTRREQCEEAARIFGVPALRDVTIEQFNAKESELDEMVAKRARHVITENDRTVEAAQALRTHDMKRMGELMAESHASMRDDFEITVKEVDTLVDMVKDVIGDQGGVRMTGGGFGGCIVALVPPALVDEIKTTVEQKYQAATGLKESIYVCQAKDGAGLIEVI; this is encoded by the coding sequence ATGTCTGATCTAATCCAAAACGTGAAAGCATCTTTTGAGCAAGTCCTTGGTTATCAAGCGACTCACATCGTGCAAGCTCCGGGTCGTGTGAACCTGATTGGCGAGCACACTGACTACAACGATGGTTTTGTTCTACCGTGTGCCATTAACTACCAAACGGTTGTTGCAGCAGCGAAGCGTGACGACAACATCGTTCGTGTTGTGTCTGTTGACTATGACAATGCAGTAGACGAATTCGATATCACTCAAGAGATCACATTCCAACAGGACAAGATGTGGGCGAACTACATTCGTGGTGTTGTGAAGTGCCTAATGGGTCGTGGCTTTGAGTTTAAAGGTGCAGACATCTCGGTAACGGGCAACGTGCCTCAAGGTGCCGGTTTAAGTTCTTCTGCGGCATTAGAAGTTGTCATCGGTCAGACATTTAAGGTGTTGTATAACCTAGAGATCAGCCAAGCTGAAGTTGCTCTGAATGGTCAACAAGCGGAAAACGAATTCGTTGGTTGTAACTGCGGCATCATGGATCAAATGATCTCAGCTGAAGGTCGTGCAAACCATGCGATGCTGTTGGATTGTCGTAGCCTAGAGACTCAAGCGGTTTCAATGCCTGAAGACATGGCGGTGGTTATCATCAATTCAAACAAGAAACGTGGTTTGGTCGACAGTGAATACAACACGCGTCGTGAACAATGTGAAGAAGCTGCACGCATCTTTGGTGTTCCAGCCTTGCGTGATGTGACGATTGAACAGTTCAATGCCAAAGAGTCTGAACTTGATGAGATGGTCGCTAAGCGCGCTCGTCACGTGATTACAGAAAATGACCGTACGGTTGAAGCGGCTCAAGCTCTGCGCACTCATGATATGAAGCGTATGGGCGAGTTGATGGCTGAATCTCATGCTTCAATGCGAGACGATTTTGAAATCACAGTCAAAGAAGTCGACACTCTGGTTGATATGGTCAAAGACGTGATTGGTGACCAAGGTGGCGTGCGCATGACGGGCGGTGGTTTTGGTGGTTGCATCGTGGCATTGGTTCCGCCTGCTTTAGTGGATGAAATTAAAACAACGGTAGAACAGAAATACCAAGCAGCGACTGGCCTAAAAGAATCGATTTATGTGTGCCAAGCGAAAGACGGCGCTGGCCTAATTGAAGTAATCTAA
- the galE gene encoding UDP-glucose 4-epimerase GalE, with amino-acid sequence MKVLVTGGMGYIGSHTCIQMIQAGMEPIIVDNLCNSKELVLERIESLTGQRPTFYLGDIRDESFLDKVFSETDIQAVIHFAGLKAVGESVAKPLEYYDNNVNGSLVLARSMKKAGVKSIVFSSSATVYGDPEIVPITESSPTGDTTNPYGRSKYMVEECLSDLFNAENDWSVTLLRYFNPVGAHPSGTMGEDPQGIPNNLMPFIAQVAVGRRDKLSIFGNDYPTVDGTGVRDYIHVMDLADGHVAALKAVGEKAGLHIYNLGTGKGSSVLEMVEAFAQASGKPVPYELCPRRAGDIAECWASTEKAERELGWKATRSVMEMTADTWNWQSNNPNGY; translated from the coding sequence GTGAAAGTACTGGTTACGGGCGGCATGGGTTACATCGGAAGTCATACATGCATTCAAATGATACAGGCAGGCATGGAACCAATCATTGTCGATAACCTTTGCAACAGTAAAGAGCTGGTACTGGAACGAATTGAATCGTTAACCGGACAGCGACCAACTTTCTACCTTGGTGACATTCGTGATGAATCTTTTCTAGATAAAGTATTTTCAGAAACCGACATTCAAGCCGTGATTCACTTTGCTGGCCTTAAAGCGGTAGGGGAATCGGTCGCTAAACCTCTGGAATACTACGATAACAACGTCAATGGCTCACTGGTATTGGCGCGTAGCATGAAAAAAGCAGGCGTGAAAAGCATCGTATTTAGCTCTTCAGCAACGGTTTACGGCGACCCTGAGATTGTACCAATTACCGAAAGCTCACCAACCGGTGACACGACCAACCCTTATGGCCGCAGCAAATATATGGTGGAAGAGTGTTTGAGCGATTTGTTCAACGCTGAAAACGACTGGAGCGTGACGTTACTGCGCTACTTCAACCCTGTTGGCGCACACCCATCAGGCACCATGGGCGAAGATCCACAAGGTATCCCAAACAACCTAATGCCGTTTATTGCTCAAGTAGCAGTAGGCCGCAGAGACAAACTTTCTATCTTTGGAAACGATTACCCAACCGTTGATGGTACGGGCGTTCGTGACTATATCCACGTAATGGATTTGGCTGACGGCCATGTCGCTGCGTTAAAAGCCGTGGGTGAGAAAGCTGGCCTGCATATTTACAACCTAGGTACTGGCAAGGGTTCAAGTGTACTTGAGATGGTAGAAGCCTTTGCACAAGCATCGGGTAAGCCTGTTCCTTACGAACTGTGTCCGCGCCGCGCTGGCGACATTGCCGAATGTTGGGCAAGCACAGAAAAAGCGGAACGCGAGCTAGGCTGGAAAGCGACACGCAGCGTGATGGAAATGACGGCAGATACGTGGAACTGGCAGTCGAATAACCCGAACGGTTACTAG
- the ebgR gene encoding transcriptional regulator EbgR has product MATLKDIATEANVSLATVSRVLNEDPTLSVKEETKRRIFEIAEKLEYKTSSSRKTVSSKKQNHHFLALYNYKQEAEVNDPYYLSIRHGIETQCEKMEVGLTNCYESKIQVNSSNITGVLLVGRMTKEVIEQAKKLTDNICYVDFTDHSEPYDSVDIDLARISKEITNFFINQGYQRIGFIGGQDDINTSDIREVAFAEYGGLKNVVSEQDIYRGDFSSSSGYDLAKKMLESENYPKAMFIASDSIAIGVLRAIHEHGLRIPEDIALISVNDIPTAKFTFPSLSTVRIHSELMGIQGVNLLIEKARDGRTIPLRVYVPSKLKLRDTTK; this is encoded by the coding sequence ATGGCAACGTTAAAAGATATCGCGACTGAAGCAAATGTTTCATTGGCTACAGTTTCACGGGTTCTCAATGAAGATCCTACATTAAGCGTCAAGGAAGAGACCAAAAGGCGTATCTTTGAAATTGCCGAGAAGCTGGAATACAAAACCAGCAGCTCACGAAAAACCGTTAGCAGTAAAAAACAAAATCACCACTTCCTTGCCTTGTATAACTACAAGCAAGAAGCCGAGGTTAACGACCCTTACTACCTATCGATTCGCCATGGCATTGAAACTCAATGCGAAAAAATGGAAGTTGGCCTAACCAATTGTTATGAAAGCAAAATACAGGTTAACTCTAGCAATATTACTGGTGTTTTATTAGTCGGTAGAATGACAAAGGAAGTTATCGAGCAAGCAAAAAAGCTGACCGATAATATTTGCTACGTCGACTTTACGGATCACTCAGAACCTTATGATTCTGTCGATATCGACCTTGCTCGTATCAGCAAAGAGATCACCAACTTCTTCATTAACCAAGGTTATCAACGCATTGGTTTCATTGGTGGACAAGACGACATCAATACTTCAGACATTCGTGAAGTGGCTTTTGCTGAATACGGTGGCCTTAAGAACGTCGTCAGTGAACAAGATATCTATCGCGGTGACTTCTCTAGCTCGTCGGGCTACGACCTAGCGAAGAAAATGCTAGAAAGCGAGAACTACCCGAAAGCCATGTTTATTGCATCAGATTCCATCGCTATTGGCGTTTTACGAGCGATTCATGAGCACGGATTGCGCATTCCTGAAGACATTGCGCTGATCAGTGTAAATGACATCCCAACCGCTAAGTTTACCTTCCCGTCTTTATCAACGGTTCGTATCCATTCTGAACTGATGGGAATTCAAGGTGTTAACCTGCTGATAGAGAAAGCGCGCGACGGAAGAACCATCCCACTTAGAGTCTATGTCCCAAGTAAACTCAAGCTGCGTGACACTACAAAATAA
- the ptsG gene encoding PTS glucose transporter subunit IIBC, translated as MFANFFANLSKVGKALMLPIASMPAAGILLGIGSAQFGIIPPVVSELMAEAGGAVFGNLPLIFALGVAISFTNNDGVGAVAAGIGYYVLVATLKVMAGVLGVDHIDTGVLGGIISGAVGAYMFNRFYTIKMPAYLAFFAGKRFVPIVTSFSMLFLGIAIAFIWQPIGAGIDWFGAWATEQNPLMAFWAYGTAERALIPFGLHHVINVIIQLQTGEFINSAGQVFHGEIPRFFAGDPNAGNLAGGFLFKMFGLPAAAIAIGRAAKPENRTKVMGIMISAALTSFLTGITEPIEFAFMFISPLLYVIHAIIAGLAYPLCILLGVKHGYSFSAGLIDYVTFFGISTKGWMIIPLGLAYAALYYVVFTWFIKTFDLKTPGREKQDNSTAINDTSSEFASELVSAFGGKQNILSTDACITRLRIQIVEQDKVDEAKLKQLGAAGVVRVGTGVQAIFGGNSDVYKTQMVDWMNNN; from the coding sequence ATGTTTGCTAACTTTTTTGCCAACCTGTCTAAGGTCGGTAAAGCCTTGATGTTGCCCATAGCCTCAATGCCCGCTGCGGGTATTTTGTTGGGTATTGGCTCGGCGCAATTTGGGATTATCCCACCTGTGGTTTCTGAATTAATGGCAGAAGCCGGTGGCGCTGTCTTTGGTAACCTGCCACTGATTTTTGCATTAGGTGTAGCGATTTCATTCACCAACAATGACGGTGTTGGTGCGGTAGCGGCAGGTATCGGTTACTACGTTTTGGTGGCAACACTGAAGGTAATGGCGGGCGTACTGGGTGTTGACCATATTGATACTGGTGTACTCGGCGGCATCATCTCTGGTGCAGTTGGCGCTTATATGTTTAACCGCTTTTACACCATTAAGATGCCAGCCTACTTGGCCTTCTTTGCGGGTAAGCGATTTGTCCCAATCGTGACCTCATTTTCTATGCTGTTCTTGGGTATCGCGATTGCCTTTATCTGGCAGCCGATTGGCGCAGGCATTGATTGGTTTGGCGCTTGGGCAACAGAGCAAAATCCACTGATGGCCTTTTGGGCTTACGGCACCGCTGAACGTGCATTGATTCCATTTGGTTTACACCACGTCATCAACGTGATTATTCAGCTGCAAACGGGCGAATTCATTAATTCTGCTGGCCAAGTATTCCACGGTGAAATCCCACGTTTCTTCGCCGGCGATCCAAATGCAGGCAACCTAGCAGGTGGCTTCCTATTCAAGATGTTCGGCCTTCCTGCCGCAGCCATCGCGATTGGTCGCGCAGCGAAACCTGAGAACCGTACCAAGGTTATGGGCATCATGATTTCTGCAGCATTGACGTCATTTCTTACGGGCATCACAGAGCCAATCGAGTTTGCGTTCATGTTCATCTCACCGTTGCTCTACGTGATTCACGCGATCATTGCCGGCCTTGCTTACCCACTGTGTATTCTACTGGGTGTTAAACACGGCTATAGCTTTAGTGCAGGTTTGATCGACTATGTGACCTTCTTCGGTATCTCAACCAAAGGCTGGATGATCATCCCGCTAGGTCTGGCATACGCGGCACTTTACTACGTTGTATTCACTTGGTTCATCAAGACGTTCGACTTGAAAACGCCAGGTCGCGAAAAGCAAGACAACAGCACCGCCATCAATGATACGAGCTCTGAATTCGCCAGTGAATTAGTAAGCGCGTTTGGTGGTAAGCAGAACATCTTAAGCACTGACGCTTGTATTACGCGCTTAAGAATCCAAATCGTCGAGCAAGACAAAGTCGACGAAGCGAAACTGAAACAGCTCGGCGCTGCAGGTGTGGTAAGAGTCGGCACTGGCGTACAGGCTATTTTCGGTGGCAACAGTGATGTTTACAAAACTCAAATGGTCGACTGGATGAACAATAACTAG
- the galM gene encoding galactose-1-epimerase, producing MTSEQNLHQSMTQTAAYDGQPAQLVTLSNKHGMQVTFMDIGATWLSCILPVKGNQREVLLGVDSMENFQKQASYLGATVGRYANRIANGRFKIDGTGYKLDANQAGNTLHGGSDGFDKRRWQLTAQTPMSVVYSLVSADGDQGFPGLLNVSVSYELTEDNRVSIEYFATTDKATVVNLTNHAYFNLLGANSDHDCLSHIVSINASQYLPTNKVGIPLGNLKSVKSTSFDFNQPMMISERLLGDEQQKAAKGYDHSFLLAEGCKRDQCAATVTSPDALVNLKVFSTKPAMQLYTGNWLGGTPNRNGGSYEDYAGIALETQFLPDSPNHPEWKQGSCILRPEQEYRYRTCYQFEFSGDYSN from the coding sequence ATGACATCAGAGCAGAACTTGCATCAATCCATGACACAAACGGCAGCCTACGATGGTCAACCTGCTCAGTTAGTTACCTTGTCCAACAAGCATGGCATGCAAGTAACTTTCATGGATATTGGCGCGACTTGGTTGAGTTGTATCCTGCCAGTAAAGGGAAACCAACGAGAAGTTCTGTTGGGTGTCGATTCAATGGAAAACTTTCAGAAACAAGCCAGTTATCTAGGTGCGACGGTCGGGCGTTATGCCAACCGCATTGCTAATGGTCGTTTTAAAATTGATGGCACGGGTTATAAACTCGATGCGAATCAAGCTGGTAATACTTTACACGGTGGCTCTGATGGCTTTGATAAACGCCGCTGGCAGCTAACCGCTCAAACACCTATGTCGGTTGTTTATAGTTTAGTGTCTGCTGATGGTGACCAAGGCTTCCCTGGGTTGCTGAATGTGTCTGTGAGTTACGAGCTAACCGAAGACAACCGAGTGTCTATCGAGTACTTTGCGACAACCGACAAAGCAACGGTCGTGAACCTAACTAACCACGCTTATTTTAATTTACTTGGTGCAAACAGTGATCACGACTGTTTGTCTCATATTGTCAGCATCAATGCCTCGCAATACCTACCGACGAATAAGGTGGGTATCCCATTAGGTAATTTGAAATCGGTGAAATCAACCAGCTTTGATTTCAACCAACCGATGATGATCTCTGAACGCTTACTGGGTGATGAACAGCAAAAAGCGGCCAAAGGTTATGATCATTCTTTTCTTTTAGCGGAAGGCTGTAAACGCGATCAATGTGCGGCTACAGTGACTTCGCCTGATGCACTTGTCAATCTGAAAGTCTTTTCAACCAAGCCAGCAATGCAGCTGTATACCGGTAATTGGTTGGGCGGAACACCTAATCGAAACGGTGGCAGCTACGAAGACTACGCAGGAATTGCATTGGAAACCCAGTTCTTACCCGACTCACCTAACCATCCAGAGTGGAAACAGGGCAGTTGTATTCTTAGGCCTGAACAAGAATACCGCTACCGAACCTGTTATCAGTTTGAATTTTCGGGGGATTATTCAAACTAG
- a CDS encoding UDP-glucose--hexose-1-phosphate uridylyltransferase encodes MSKVEFNPVDHPHRRYNPLTGQWILVSPHRAKRPWSGQDEKPSTAQLPAYEKECFLCPTNTRISGDENPDYDGTYVFSNDFAALMPDSPDAPESENPLFKTQGVRGLSRVICFSPDHSKTLPELPVNKIRGVIDTWNEQIEELGKDYLWVQAFENKGETMGCSQPHPHGQIWANSFLPNEIERKEKLLKEYFDQQSSNLLVDYVEAEMKDGSRTVVETEHWIAVVPYWAAWPFETMLLPKTHIRRMSELTDEQRDDLALAIKKLTSRYDNLFQCSFPYSMGWHYAPFFEEGTDIDHWQLHALFYPPLLRSASVRKFMVGYEMLAESQRDLTAEQAAQRLRDLSDVHYKEQ; translated from the coding sequence ATGTCAAAAGTTGAATTTAACCCAGTAGACCACCCGCACCGTCGTTATAACCCATTAACGGGTCAGTGGATCTTGGTATCACCGCACCGCGCAAAACGTCCGTGGAGTGGCCAAGATGAAAAGCCATCGACTGCGCAGCTTCCAGCGTATGAGAAAGAGTGTTTCTTGTGCCCAACTAACACACGTATCTCGGGTGACGAAAACCCAGATTACGACGGCACTTATGTATTCAGTAATGATTTCGCGGCGTTGATGCCTGATTCACCTGACGCTCCAGAGTCTGAAAACCCTCTATTCAAGACTCAAGGTGTTCGCGGGTTGAGCCGTGTTATCTGTTTCTCTCCGGACCATAGCAAAACGCTGCCGGAGCTCCCGGTAAATAAGATTCGTGGTGTTATCGATACCTGGAATGAACAGATTGAAGAGCTGGGTAAAGATTACCTATGGGTGCAAGCCTTCGAGAACAAAGGCGAGACCATGGGCTGTTCTCAGCCTCACCCACACGGTCAAATTTGGGCGAACAGCTTTCTGCCAAACGAGATTGAACGTAAAGAAAAGCTACTGAAAGAGTACTTCGACCAGCAAAGTTCGAACCTGTTAGTCGATTACGTTGAAGCTGAAATGAAAGACGGCTCTCGCACTGTGGTTGAAACTGAACATTGGATTGCTGTAGTGCCTTACTGGGCGGCGTGGCCATTCGAAACCATGTTGCTACCAAAAACGCACATCCGCCGCATGAGTGAATTGACGGACGAGCAGCGTGATGACTTGGCGCTGGCAATCAAGAAGCTGACTAGCCGTTACGACAACTTGTTCCAGTGTTCATTCCCGTACTCGATGGGTTGGCACTATGCGCCGTTCTTCGAAGAAGGCACCGACATCGATCATTGGCAGCTGCACGCTTTGTTCTACCCGCCGCTACTGCGTAGCGCATCGGTTCGTAAGTTCATGGTGGGCTACGAAATGTTGGCTGAATCTCAACGTGATTTAACCGCAGAACAAGCCGCGCAACGTCTTCGTGATTTGAGTGACGTTCATTACAAAGAGCAGTAA
- a CDS encoding substrate-binding domain-containing protein, translating to MATIKDVAKESGVSVATVSRVINKSPKASASSIESVTKAMVKLGYRPNANARALVSQSTNTVGVLVGDISDPFFGTLVKAVDNVARENGKHILVGNGSHDREEERQAIELLINSRCDALVIHSKGLTDEELIAYAKEVKGLVLINRYIAEIAERCIFLDNKKGAYLATEYLIRHGHKNIACIASSHSIEDADERVQGYLAALNDYKIELSESYIEYSAPTSDGGEYAMTNLLTKSLPITGLVAYNDYMAAGALSVLDENGIQAPDKVSIVGFDDGLIARYVHPKLTTIRYPIQMMAEKATRLALVLAKGEGVSSEPMMFSPTLVRRNSVEKVV from the coding sequence ATGGCAACAATCAAGGATGTCGCAAAAGAATCAGGCGTATCAGTCGCTACCGTATCTCGCGTGATCAACAAGTCTCCGAAGGCAAGCGCAAGCTCGATTGAATCCGTAACCAAAGCGATGGTTAAACTGGGTTACCGCCCGAATGCGAATGCTCGTGCGCTAGTCAGCCAAAGTACCAACACAGTCGGTGTCTTGGTCGGCGATATCTCCGATCCTTTCTTTGGCACGCTAGTAAAAGCGGTTGATAACGTTGCGCGAGAAAATGGTAAACATATCCTTGTCGGCAATGGCTCTCACGATCGTGAAGAAGAGAGACAAGCCATTGAATTACTGATCAATAGTCGCTGTGATGCCTTGGTGATCCATTCAAAGGGATTAACCGATGAAGAGCTCATAGCCTACGCAAAAGAAGTAAAGGGCCTTGTGTTAATCAATCGCTATATTGCCGAAATTGCTGAGCGTTGTATTTTCTTAGATAACAAGAAAGGCGCGTACCTTGCCACTGAATATCTGATTCGTCACGGCCATAAAAACATCGCCTGCATCGCCTCTTCTCACAGCATTGAAGATGCCGATGAGCGCGTGCAAGGCTACCTAGCGGCATTAAACGATTACAAGATCGAGTTATCTGAAAGCTATATCGAATATTCGGCGCCGACCAGTGATGGTGGTGAGTACGCGATGACCAACCTATTAACCAAGTCTCTGCCGATCACTGGCCTTGTCGCTTACAACGATTACATGGCAGCAGGCGCGCTCTCAGTGCTTGATGAGAATGGAATTCAAGCGCCAGACAAAGTTTCTATTGTTGGCTTTGATGACGGCTTAATTGCTCGTTATGTTCATCCTAAGCTGACTACGATCCGTTACCCGATTCAAATGATGGCAGAAAAAGCGACTCGCTTAGCGCTTGTCCTAGCGAAAGGTGAAGGCGTGTCATCAGAGCCGATGATGTTCTCTCCGACTCTGGTTCGTAGAAACTCGGTTGAGAAAGTCGTCTAG
- a CDS encoding SgrR family transcriptional regulator, with the protein MPVLESINLFRYYERLEEFELLVEHAVTLAETAGKMCTSPRHARAILKQMSELKWIAWIPRVGRNQRSTLIRRIDRTEVKRSIALEWIKGSKYDRALEFLEYNQVVFEQLLKQTSGAQVTEGKVSVQLTYNRPFASLSPTRPHRNSERYLIRQIHSCLVSMSPEGELIPNIAHHWEADESWKVWTFYLRPSVSFHSGDKVDAEVISQLLLELQALPYYQNELDHLEAITVETPYRFSVQLSRSDKGFAALMSDLKYSLQPPEQLKNSSSNVVGCGIFALELHSDSKLTLAANEYFHGFRSLTDKVTIWSLNTASANHDQASGDSQTLPDTEQYSKKIITNASSEPNERALENSNTPDSQHTASRARIEEGCLFVIFNQNNSSLSYLQRRWLSERLNGEEIWRQLELNETTFGAEIAHNFFPFWHNVKHIRSQPIELPRSVRIACYSHLGVQRSAKAAVQILAKEGIEAQINLYSFEAFIEKAQGDGFSEEIVLSSLNLDDNRQVSALLYFLSDPVLHATIGSDVSEWLVAELNRIREDFSPNEYLNQLEQLGSVLIYEGLITPMLHHRQTLSFLDIFKGVEITAWGWPKLSEIW; encoded by the coding sequence GTGCCTGTTTTGGAGAGCATTAACCTTTTTCGATACTACGAACGCCTAGAAGAATTTGAATTGTTGGTTGAGCATGCCGTCACGCTTGCTGAGACCGCAGGCAAGATGTGCACCAGCCCAAGACACGCGCGCGCCATTCTCAAGCAGATGAGTGAGCTAAAGTGGATTGCTTGGATACCACGAGTAGGACGAAATCAGCGTTCGACTCTGATTCGTCGCATCGACCGCACCGAGGTGAAGCGCTCGATTGCCTTGGAGTGGATCAAAGGGAGCAAATACGACCGCGCTCTGGAGTTTCTTGAATACAACCAAGTGGTTTTCGAACAATTATTGAAGCAGACTTCTGGAGCACAAGTGACAGAAGGCAAAGTGAGTGTGCAGCTGACTTATAATCGCCCGTTTGCTTCTCTCTCCCCAACAAGACCACATCGTAATAGTGAGCGCTATTTGATTCGTCAGATCCATTCTTGTTTGGTTTCAATGAGCCCTGAGGGTGAGTTAATTCCTAATATCGCACACCATTGGGAAGCGGATGAAAGCTGGAAAGTGTGGACGTTTTATCTTCGCCCCTCTGTGAGCTTCCATTCTGGGGACAAAGTCGATGCTGAGGTTATCTCGCAACTCTTACTTGAGCTGCAAGCACTTCCTTATTATCAAAATGAACTCGACCACCTTGAAGCCATCACGGTTGAAACCCCTTATCGATTTTCTGTTCAACTCAGTCGCAGTGACAAGGGCTTTGCGGCGTTAATGAGTGACTTAAAATATTCACTTCAACCTCCAGAACAACTCAAAAACTCATCATCTAATGTTGTCGGTTGCGGCATCTTTGCCCTTGAATTGCACTCAGATAGCAAGCTGACCCTAGCGGCTAATGAGTATTTTCATGGTTTCCGATCTTTGACGGATAAAGTGACGATTTGGTCTTTAAACACGGCCTCGGCGAACCATGACCAAGCCTCTGGCGATTCACAGACGCTTCCTGACACAGAGCAGTATTCTAAGAAAATCATCACCAACGCGAGCAGTGAGCCCAATGAGAGAGCATTGGAAAACAGCAATACGCCAGACTCGCAACATACCGCATCAAGAGCTCGAATAGAGGAAGGGTGCCTGTTTGTTATTTTCAATCAGAACAACTCTAGCTTGTCTTACCTTCAGCGTCGTTGGTTGAGTGAACGACTGAATGGAGAAGAAATCTGGCGTCAACTCGAACTCAATGAAACGACCTTTGGCGCCGAAATAGCGCACAACTTCTTCCCTTTCTGGCATAACGTTAAACACATCAGAAGCCAACCGATCGAATTACCTCGCTCAGTTCGGATTGCCTGCTATTCACATTTAGGTGTTCAACGCAGTGCCAAAGCCGCGGTGCAAATATTGGCGAAAGAAGGCATTGAAGCGCAGATCAATCTTTACTCATTTGAAGCCTTTATAGAGAAAGCGCAGGGTGATGGTTTCAGTGAAGAGATCGTCTTAAGTAGCCTTAACCTTGATGACAATCGCCAAGTGTCGGCTCTGTTGTACTTTTTGAGTGATCCTGTGCTGCATGCCACGATTGGATCTGACGTGAGTGAATGGCTGGTGGCTGAACTTAACCGTATCCGAGAGGATTTCTCACCCAATGAATACCTTAATCAGCTTGAGCAATTGGGCTCTGTGCTTATCTACGAAGGTTTGATTACTCCGATGCTCCACCATAGGCAAACACTCAGCTTCTTAGATATCTTTAAAGGCGTGGAGATCACGGCTTGGGGTTGGCCTAAATTGAGTGAGATTTGGTAA
- a CDS encoding tRNA-binding protein — MDTVSYGDFAKLEMRVGKIIEVVRHENADKLYIVQVDVGEKTLQTVTSLVPYYTEEELMGKQVVVLCNLAKAKMRGHTSECMLLCAETDDESESVLLTPERAMPAGIRVV; from the coding sequence ATGGATACTGTCTCTTATGGTGACTTTGCTAAGTTAGAAATGCGAGTGGGTAAGATCATCGAAGTTGTGCGTCATGAAAACGCAGACAAGCTGTACATCGTGCAAGTGGATGTGGGTGAGAAGACGCTACAAACAGTGACTAGCCTAGTCCCTTACTACACAGAAGAAGAGTTAATGGGCAAGCAGGTTGTTGTACTGTGTAATTTAGCGAAAGCCAAGATGAGAGGCCACACTTCTGAATGCATGCTGCTTTGTGCGGAAACGGATGATGAATCTGAAAGCGTATTGCTGACACCAGAACGTGCGATGCCAGCGGGTATTCGAGTCGTTTAA